The Naumovozyma dairenensis CBS 421 chromosome 1, complete genome genome includes a region encoding these proteins:
- the GPR1 gene encoding Gpr1p (similar to Saccharomyces cerevisiae GPR1 (YDL035C); ancestral locus Anc_3.156), whose amino-acid sequence MRHYVEPTYKNLTLAAQNNSNTTSLNIALGLPGMFSTYSDSQTRKLRIITIVSSCASIVAGFLGIFFLTGIDRRRHIFRHDLILLLLVYDMMKGIVFLIYPVATIIHKHVYGIPKFYNTLGWFTAFTIEGADLVIGIFAIHFALLIFKPSWKWRNRKTGNMEGGLYKVRYFMFPILFLVPALLASLAFINFNKKPKINYNINIVLDNNDISIVSKARVGGYKPWGSWCYLPPKPIWYRIALSWGPRYLLIISIVIIYVSIYVYVRRESEKIKTQLSEFENPTNIKHNSFKKRQDSVTQWPQVNILRPVIQFAYGTKHFFALSVEDPHNKDQPVSFTHSVTQRNEKSDDESMVFSPQQGGLHILRYHHTNGHIVNGTSTASSADYIVPESRTNIDINLSSHAYATEIDHDRDEIPSSYNSETNSNSIFNENIERNRNDENPNHLIPKSSQLGNDIDELAQVRQNFQRETYADLKHRRSQIQRNLRTIFIYPISYVLIWFFPLLLDAFQYSHEEEYGPILWLAYIENFIRPASCLINSSVFVSREKPWRYSWKEVQSKEIMDKYTIKGQIGESDILELCNERLGKRGWYYRGRCRKRECWRHKPQVWKRVLWFFYRFSKGVLFFHGSITFQDNCDDDIFWMNYYNGVDQENITSNRKPIVSNVDAHESDPFDQQSVSTSPGRLSIPQVPLLWRAIHNLPMLSGIDLDELDRQLRIKYKDDDFIIPGLEFILDTNASPPGISNVTPNSNVDASCNRSANEIGSVKSIRVPVMFQNQNIRASTTADRQTGKMDILSFLNG is encoded by the coding sequence ATGCGGCACTATGTGGAGCCTACTTATAAGAACTTAACACTGGCGGCTCAAAATAACAGCAACACAACATCTTTAAACATTGCATTAGGATTACCAGGTATGTTCTCAACATACTCTGATTCGCAAACGAGGAAGCTTCGGATTATTACAATAGTATCATCATGTGCTTCTATTGTTGCAGGTTTCCTTggcattttctttttaacaGGAATTGACAGAAGGCGACATATTTTTAGACATGACTTGATTCTTTTGCTTTTAGTGTATGATATGATGAAAGGCATTGTATTTTTGATCTATCCAGTCGCAACTATAATCCACAAGCATGTATATGGTATACCGAAATTTTATAATACTCTAGGATGGTTCACGGCATTCACAATAGAAGGAGCAGATTTAGTCATTGGTATATTTGCAATTCATTTTGCTCTTCTGATATTTAAACCTTCTTGGAAATGGAGAAATCGAAAGACGGGAAATATGGAAGGTGGGTTATATAAAGTACGATATTTTATGTTCCCCATTTTGTTCCTTGTTCCAGCGTTATTAGCAAGCTTGGCATTCATTAACTTCAACAAGAAACCAAAGATTAACTACAACATCAATATTGTAttggataataatgatatcagTATAGTGTCAAAGGCGAGAGTAGGCGGCTACAAGCCTTGGGGGTCATGGTGTTACTTACCTCCAAAGCCAATATGGTACAGGATTGCACTAAGTTGGGGACCGAGATATTTGCTCATTATATCGATTGTTATAATATATGTCAGCATTTACGTCTATGTCAGAAGGGAAAgtgaaaagattaaaacACAACTGAGTGAATTCGAAAATCCTACGAATATAAAACATAACTCTTTTAAAAAAAGACAAGATTCTGTGACCCAATGGCCTCAGGTAAATATACTACGACCAGTAATCCAATTTGCATATGGGACAAAACATTTTTTTGCACTCTCTGTGGAAGATCCTCACAATAAAGACCAACCAGTATCCTTTACGCACTCTGTAACTCAAAGGAACGAAAAATCAGACGACGAAAGTATGGTATTTTCGCCACAACAGGGTGGCTTACACATCTTACGCTATCACCATACAAATGGGCATATTGTTAACGGAACTTCCACCGCATCTTCGGCTGATTACATTGTTCCCGAGTCAAGGACGAATATTGACATCAACTTATCTTCGCACGCATACGCGACTGAAATAGACCATGATCGAGACGAGATACCTTCGTCATACAATTCTGAGACgaatagtaatagtatattcaatgaaaatattgaaagaaaccgaaatgatgaaaatcCAAACCACTTGATCCCAAAATCATCGCAACTGGggaatgatattgatgagtTAGCTCAGGTACGGCAAAATTTTCAACGAGAAACCTATGCCGATCTTAAACATCGTAGATCACAAATCCAACGAAATTTGCGAACAATATTTATCTACCCAATTTCGTATGTTTTGATTTGGTTTTTTCCATTGCTGCTAGATGCATTCCAATATAGTCATGAAGAAGAGTATGGACCAATCCTTTGGTTGGcatatattgaaaacttcATTAGACCTGCTAGTTGTTTAATAAACTCGAGTGTATTCGTTTCAAGAGAGAAACCTTGGAGGTATTCATGGAAAGAGGTACAGTCCAAAGAAATAATGGATAAATATACTATCAAAGGACAAATCGGCGAAAGCGATATCTTAGAGCTTTGCAATGAACGCCTAGGGAAAAGAGGTTGGTATTACCGTGGAAGATGCAGGAAGCGAGAATGTTGGAGACATAAGCCACAGGTATGGAAAAGGGTTCTATGGTTTTTTTATAGGTTCTCGAAAGGAGTCCTTTTTTTTCATGGTTCAATTACTTTCCAAGATAATTGTGACgatgatatattttggATGAACTATTATAATGGCGTCGATCAGGAAAATATTACAAGCAATAGGAAGCCAATTGTGTCGAACGTAGATGCTCATGAATCCGACCCATTTGACCAACAATCTGTAAGCACATCACCAGGGAGATTGAGTATTCCCCAGGTACCTTTGCTATGGAGGGCTATTCATAACCTTCCGATGTTAAGTGGTATCGATTTGGATGAGTTGGACAGGCAGCTGAggataaaatataaagacGACGACTTCATCATCCCGGGATTAGAGTTTATTCTGGATACAAATGCAAGCCCGCCGGGCATTTCCAACGTTACACCTAATTCAAATGTTGATGCTTCTTGTAATCGTTCTGCCAACGAGATAGGTAGTGTAAAATCTATCAGAGTCCCAGTAATGTTTCAGAATCAAAACATAAGAGcatcaacaacagcagACAGACAAACTGGAAAAATGGACATTTTATCCTTTTTGAACGGATAA
- the FAD1 gene encoding FMN adenylyltransferase (similar to Saccharomyces cerevisiae FAD1 (YDL045C); ancestral locus Anc_3.146): MGLSEVSELCYKITESYLKLNHETSIIIETQNAIRLTRHYLLDDIFTRWSPINGEISFSYNGGKDCQVLLLLYLSCLWEFFIVNAKRSQFEAKYQKFPMEQLPTVFIDQDETFTTLENFILETSKRYNLSLYESKKEVGRNQSMADAFRDFLKIYPETKAIAIGVRSTDPYGELLKPIQKTDSNWPNFTRLQPLLHWKLANIWSFLLFSNEPICALYVHGFTSIGGIKNTIPNPYLAVQNKENKENKAPKLYFEWEIKNSFNNGESPTNKRIGTSVSYLDKADEKISIGLGQTKFFPGWYLIDDALERAGRLKK; encoded by the coding sequence ATGGGATTAAGTGAAGTATCAGAGTTATGCTATAAGATAACAGAATCATATCTGAAGTTGAATCACGAGACAAGTATCATAATAGAAACTCAAAACGCAATTAGGTTGACTAGACACTATCTGttagatgatatatttacaCGGTGGAGCCCTATTAATGGTGAAATATCCTTTTCTTATAATGGTGGCAAAGACTGCCAGGTTTTGCTATTACTATATTTAAGTTGCTTGTGggaatttttcattgtcAATGCTAAGAGATCTCAGTTCGAGgcaaaatatcaaaaatttccaatGGAGCAACTACCAACAGTTTTTATTGATCAAGATGAAACATTTACCACTCTAGAAAACTTTATCTTGGAAACATCGAAAAGATACAATTTGTCGTTATATGAATCAAAAAAAGAGGTCGGTAGAAATCAGAGTATGGCTGATGCATTCCGtgattttttgaagatataCCCGGAGACCAAAGCGATTGCTATTGGTGTTAGAAGCACCGATCCGTATGGAGAACTCTTGAAACCTATACAAAAGACGGATTCTAATTGGCCTAATTTTACGAGGCTTCAACCCTTATTACATTGGAAGTTAGCTAATATATGGAGTTTTCTCCTTTTTTCTAATGAACCAATTTGTGCGTTGTATGTGCATGGATTTACATCAATCGGTGGTATAAAGAATACAATACCGAATCCATATTTGGCTGttcaaaataaagaaaataaagaaaataaggCCCCAAAATTGTATTTTGAATGGGAGATAAAGAACTCTTTCAATAACGGAGAAAGTCCAACTAATAAACGGATAGGTACCAGTGTTTCGTATCTCGATAAGGCTGACGAGAAAATTTCGATTGGATTAGGTCAAACGAAATTTTTTCCTGGATGGTATTTAATAGATGATGCATTGGAGAGAGCTGGTAGGCTTAAAAAGTAA
- the MTF2 gene encoding Mtf2p (similar to Saccharomyces cerevisiae MTF2 (YDL044C); ancestral locus Anc_3.147) gives MLRIRHIHKPLLNNLLLCRYLHQTCNFLDVNKAKPQPTIAKKRFENEQPLSSIEEENLFQNVLSEIQEKFGSRVENAKDIAAMLPNTDESSSVLASSRFNSTPKGQIQRSQQAIEFDRQDKKLLEFFKGKLEKKIKVQESDKSSIPILQSQNETLKKEMTYLENKNELSAKSLDELAISYTERTLPLEDLNLDRVKFEKLKGKERYKVAMDNIMVPYIEYLRTSLGTDYAVLDCVKKLIEKYLINGDTISNEDEHDGTNEKLGQLEPLEIIEMVTQNLEVSSNELPQPYRITIPYVLTKLLDPEFMPLPEDRRYQIISYIYKECKRSSDVTLYLNVCTVELYNILLDLSWKNFYEVKKLKTIITEMTINGVSGDIYTLEILENAVKGMRTMNSDDIDDLYDGIPLHQETTKKEPLTVSVVWSRETTTDLHFIDNYIRQLKQDITS, from the coding sequence ATGTTGCGAATAAGGCACATCCACAAGCCTctattgaataatttgcTTCTCTGTCGGTATCTTCATCAGACATGCAATTTCCTCGACGTAAATAAAGCCAAACCTCAACCTACCATTGCGAagaaaagatttgaaaatgagCAACCTCTCTCTAGTATTGAAGAGGAGAATTTATTTCAGAATGTTTTAAGTGAAATCCAAGAAAAGTTTGGCTCTAGAGTGGAGAATGCCAAAGATATTGCAGCAATGTTGCCAAATACGGACGAGTCATCGTCTGTATTAGCCTCTAGTCGATTCAACTCAACGCCAAAAGGTCAGATTCAACGAAGTCAACAAGCCATAGAATTTGATAGACAAGACAAAAAATTActagaatttttcaaagggaaattagaaaagaaaattaaagtACAAGAGTCTGATAAGTCCTCCATTCCAATCTTGCAATCTCAAAATGAAACCctgaaaaaagaaatgacgtatttagaaaacaaaaatgagTTAAGTGCCAAATCGTTGGATGAATTAGCCATTTCCTATACTGAAAGGACTTTGCCTCTGGAAGATTTAAATCTTGATCGGGTGAAGTTCGAAAAActaaaaggaaaagaaagatataaagTAGCAATGGATAATATAATGGTACCTTACATCGAATATCTTCGAACTTCATTGGGGACTGATTATGCTGTATTGGATTGTGTAAAGAAGttgattgaaaaatacCTCATTAATGGAGATACCATTTCCAATGAAGACGAACATGACGGCACCAATGAGAAGTTAGGACAATTGGAGCCCTTGGAAATTATAGAGATGGTGACTCAAAACTTGGAAGTTTCATCTAACGAATTACCGCAACCGTATCGCATAACTATACCATATGTTCTAACTAAGCTCCTTGATCCTGAATTTATGCCGTTACCAGAAGACAGAAGATACCAGATTATTTCTTACATCTATAAAGAATGTAAGAGATCTTCGGATGTTACGCTATATTTGAATGTTTGTACTGTCGAGCTCTATAATATTCTGTTGGATTTATCGTGGAAGAATTTCTACGAAgttaaaaaattgaagacTATAATAACAGAAATGACCATCAACGGTGTATCCGGAGATATCTACACATTAGAAATCCTCGAGAATGCGGTAAAAGGGATGAGAACAATGAATTCggatgatattgatgatttatatGACGGTATACCCTTACATCAAGAAACGACGAAGAAGGAACCGCTTACAGTTAGTGTTGTTTGGTCAAGAGAGACCACTACCGATCTACATTTCATTGATAATTACATTAGACAATTGAAGCAGGATATAACAAGTTGA
- the MRP10 gene encoding mitochondrial 37S ribosomal protein mS37 (similar to Saccharomyces cerevisiae MRP10 (YDL045W-A); ancestral locus Anc_3.145) — protein sequence MSGRPPVYRLPPLPRLRVKKPVIRQETNRCLVLMSNLLQCWSSNGHMSPTCEALATELKACTKVNAMGKSQKEQKSNINYHASRLYNRISGKPND from the coding sequence ATGTCTGGAAGACCACCTGTTTACAGATTACCCCCACTGCCCAGGTTACGGGTGAAGAAACCAGTTATAAGGCAAGAAACCAACAGGTGTTTGGTGCTAATGTCCAATCTCCTCCAATGCTGGTCATCGAATGGTCATATGAGCCCAACTTGCGAAGCATTAGCTACGGAGTTGAAAGCATGTACAAAGGTAAATGCAATGGGTAAAAGCCAAAAAGAGCAAAAAAGTAATATTAATTATCATGCTTCAAGACTATACAATAGAATAAGCGGTAAGCCAAACGATTAG
- the NPC2 gene encoding sterol transporter (similar to Saccharomyces cerevisiae NPC2 (YDL046W); ancestral locus Anc_3.143) yields the protein MQFKENSKRFLLTFLALSASLVQAFTIPQAPPSSSRPIPGDSPLLQCDISERQILNIDQIDLSPNPPARDSKLEISASGQIFGTIEKGAYVDVEVRLGYIKLLTQTFDLCETLEENDVDELTCPIKAGSYVLSKSVDIPAEVPPGKYIVVARAYTVDDDLITCITGEVIFPAKYLH from the coding sequence ATGcaattcaaagaaaattcaaaacGTTTTTTGTTGACATTCCTAGCACTTTCGGCTAGCCTAGTCCAAGCTTTCACCATTCCGCAAGCACCGCCATCCAGTAGCAGACCTATCCCCGGTGATTCTCCATTACTACAGTGTGATATATCGGAAAGACAAATACTTAACATAGACCAAATTGATTTATCACCTAACCCGCCAGCAAGAGATAGCAAGTTAGAAATATCTGCGTCAGGCCAAATATTTGGTACAATTGAGAAAGGGGCATATGTCGATGTTGAAGTCCGCCTAGGTTATATTAAGTTACTAACACAAACCTTTGACCTTTGCGAGActttagaagaaaatgacGTCGATGAATTAACCTGCCCGATCAAAGCTGGTTCGTATGTCTTATCTAAATCGGTAGACATCCCAGCTGAGGTACCTCCAGGAAAATACATTGTTGTAGCAAGGGCATATACTGTCGACGATGATCTGATCACATGTATTACCGGTGAAGTTATTTTCCCCGCGAAGTATTTACATTGA